The following is a genomic window from Acidobacteriota bacterium.
CCCGGGGGGGACCGGTGCGAGGAGGTGCTGGTGGCCCAGCAGGTCCTGCAGTCGCTCGGGATCCGCCGCTTCGCGCCCCAGGTCTCGGCCTGCCCCGGCTGCGGCCGGACCTCCTCCGCCTTTTTCTCGGAGATGGCCGCCCGCGTCCAGGACCACATCCGGAGCCGGATGCCCCTGTGGCGGCGGCTCCACCCCGGGGTGGAGAACCTGACGGTGGCCGTCATGGGGTGCGTGGTCAACGGCCCCGGGGAATCGCGCCACGCCGACATCGGCGTTTCCCTCCCCGGCAGGGGCGAGGACCCGAAGGCGCCCGTCTACATCGACGGGGTCCACGCGGCCACCCTCGAGGGGGACGCCCTCGTCGGGGACTTCATCGCGATCCTGGAAAAATATGTCGCCCGGCGGTACTCGGCCGTTTCCTGACGCGCCCGGTATGATGTATTCTTCTCCTTTGCTCCGAAATCAACAAGGAAACGGAAGTAGCCGAATATGCTGAAGACGCGGAATTGTGGCGAGTTGCGAATGACGGACGCCGGTGCTACGGTGACCCTGGCCGGCTGGCTGGCCCGGCGCCGGGACCACGGGGGCCTGATCTTCATCGACCTGCGCGACCGGTCGGGGGTGGTGCAGGTGACGGCCGACCCGACCTTCGCCAACGCCTACGCGGCCGCCGAGAGGGCGCGCAGCGAGTACGTGCTCCAGGTCACGGGGAAGGTGCGGCCGCGGCCCGAGGGGATGGTCAACCCCAACCTCGAGAGCGGGGAGGTCGAAGTCCTGGCCGAGTCGATCGTCCTTCTCAACACCTCCCGGACCCCGCCGATCCCGCTCGACGACGACGGCTACAAGACGGACGAGATCACCCGGCTGAAATACCGCTACCTCGACCTGCGCCGGGAGCGGCTGCAGCGCAACCTGATCCTGCGCCACCGGACGATCAAGTTCATGCGCGATTACCTCGACCGGCGGGGGTTCCTGGAGATCGAGACCCCGATGCTGATCAAGTCGACGCCGGAGGGGGCGCGCGACTACGTCGTCCCCAGCCGGGTGCAGCACGGGAAGTTCTACGCCCTGCCGCAGAGCCCGCAGCAGTTGAAGCAGCTGCTGATGGTGGCGGGGTTCGAAAAATATTTCCAGATAGCCCGCTGCATGCGGGACGAGGACCTGCGCGGGGACCGTCAGCCGGAATTCACCCAGCTCGACCTGGAGATGTCGTTCGCCGGCCGCGACGACATCCTCGAGGTGGTCGAGGGCCTGGTCACGGAGCTGGTCCCGGCGGTGGTGCCGCACAAGCGGCTCTTCACCCCCTTCCCGGTCATGAGCTACGCCGAGGCGATGGCGCGCTACGGGACCGACAAGCCCGACCTCCGCTTCGGGATGGAGATCGTCGACGTCTCGGCGGCGGTGCAGGGTTCCGACCTCCGCTTCCTGGCCGACGCGCTCGCCTCCGGCGGCTCGGTCCAGTGCATCGTGGCCCCCGGCTGCGCCTCCTGGTCGCGCCGGGAGCTCGACAACCTGGTCGAACTGGCCCGCGCCGCGGGGGCGAAAAACCTCGGCACCCTGGGGTGGACGGCCGGGGGGCTCAAGGGGAGCCTCGCCCGGCAGCTCCGGCCCGAAGAGGCGGCGGAGATCGCGCGCCTCTGCGGCGCCGGGGAAGGGGACCTCGCCTGCGTCGTGGCGGACAGGGCCGCGGCCGGGTGCAAGGCGCTGGGCGCCCTGCGGCTCGAGCTGCGCGACCGGCTCCGCCTGGCTCCCCCCGACCTGCTCGCCTTCGGCTGGGTGGTCGACTTTCCCATGTTCGAGTGGGACGAGGGGGAGGGGCGCTGGAACTTCATGCACCACCCCTTCACCAGCCCCAAGGAGGAGCACCTGGACATGCTCGAGAGCGATCCGGGGAAGGTGATGAGCGAGGCCTACGACCTGGTCTGCAACGGGTACGAACTGTCGAGCGGCAGCATCCGTATCCACCGCCGGGAGGTGCAGGCGCGCATCTTCAAGTGCCTGGGGTACGGGGAGGAGGAGGTCCGGGAGCGGTTCGGCCACATGCTCGACGCCTTCGAGTACGGCGCGCCGCCGCACGGGGGGATGGCGCCGGGGGTGGACCGGCTGGTGATGCTCCTGGCCGACGAGCCGAACATCCGCGAGGTGATCGCCTTCCCCAAGACCGCCAGCGCCGCCGACGTCATGTTCGACGCCCCCTCGGAACTGGAGCCGCGCCACCTGCGCGAGCTCCATATCCGGACCGGGGAATAGGCCCTACGGCAGGGCGCGCTCGAGGCGCACGTCGCCCGACTGGGTGGTGAGCTTCACCGGGGCGCCCCCGTCCCCGACCGAGGCGCGCAGGAGCCGGGTCGAATCCTTGATGACGATCTCCGGGGGGAGGAGCTCCCCGTCCACCTCCTGCGGGGGATAGTCGACCTCGATCGCGCCGTCGCGGGTCTCGAGCTGGAGCGCGGCCGAGTACTCCTCCGGCAGCCGCAGCTCGATCGACCCCTCCCGGGTCATGGCGGCGAATTCCTGCCCGCGCCACCTCCGGTCGGACATCTCCACGTCGATGTCCCCCTTGAGGGTGCTGGCCGAGAAATAGCCCGACACCGACCGGACCTCCACGCTCCCCTCCCCCAGGGTGGCCTCGATCCAGCCGTTGACCCCCTCGAGCGCCAGGTCCCCCTGCTGCATCCGGATCAGGAGGTCGGTCCGGTCGGCGGGGACGTACAGGGTGAGGTTGACCTCGAGGATGGCCGGGGGTTCGGGCGCGCCCGTGACCCCGATGGTGACGCTGGTGTCGTTGTGGCGGATCCGGATGGGGGGATGGGAGAGGAACTCCCGGGCCTGGTCCGCGGAGGAATAGAAAACGATCTTTTCGGCCTCCATCCGGACGGTCCCCCGCTTCCAGCCCACGACCCGGAGGGTCCCCGGGACGTCGAGGTCGATTCCCACCTTCCCGCCGGGGTAAAACTTGAATTCCTTCTCCTGCCGCTCCACGTAAGGGGCGGGGCTCGGCGCTTCCCGGGCGTACAGAGACGGAAGGAATCCTACCAGCATCAGCAGCAGTCCGTAACGCATCAGGCAACACTCCAGGGAACCGTTAGATCCAGCCGACTTTGAGTCCTCCGACCCCGGTGGCGGCCTTGACGTCGACCTTGACGGCGGCCCGGTCGTAGTTATCGCTGTACCAGGCGCCGTCCCGGAGGGTGAAGCCCTCGAGCTGGACCCCGCTCAGGAAATTTTTGGCCGCGTCCACCCTCACCCCCGTTTCCCGGGGGAAGCGCAGGTCGACGCCTCCCACCCCCACCTCAATATGAATATCGGCATCCTGGCGCCATTCCCCAGAAAAATCGAGGGTGGCCCCCCCCACCCCCCCCTCGAACCGGAGCACGCCGAAATTGAGGTTCGCCAGCCCGACCGCCTCGAGGCTCCCCACCCCGCTGCGGAAGCGGACCTCGTCGCACCGGATCGGGTTCGGCTCGTAGGCCGAGATCTTCACCGCCCCCACCCCCGATTCCATGTCGAGGCTTTCGAGGCGGATGCCGGAGAGGGAGAGGCGCGTTTCCCCCACCCCCGAGGCCAGGCGCAGGTCGAGGGGGACCGAGTCGGCGAAACCGAGCCGCAGGCGGTTAGGGTGCTCCCGCCGGAGGCCCCCCTCGCGCCGGTTCTCGAGCCGGCAGGAGAGGCGTCCCTTGGCCCCGGGGGCGTACTCCACCCGGGGTTCGTACCGGCTGCGGTCGTATTCCAGGTCGAGGGAGTAGAGGGCTTCCGCCTCCCGGGTGATCTCGACCGTCCCCAGGTCGAAGCGGATGTCCGCCTCCAGCCCGGTCTCGTCCCCGATGGGGCGCTCCTGGCTGAGGTTGGCGATGTCGGCGGGGACGGGGGTTCCCCCGGGACCGCACCCGGCGAGGAGGAGAACCCAGGCCCCGGCTATCCACGATGCTCTTTTCATAACACGTTCCCCCCGCGGGACCGCGCGTCCCCCGCGGCCCCGTCGATGACGATGTCTCCGTTCCGGGTCTCGAGCGCCACGGCGGGACCTCCGCCCTGGACCTCGGCCTCGAGCCGCATCCCTCCCCCTTCCGCGACCGGGGCGGGGAGTCCCGGGTAGAGCGCGCGCACGCTCCCGTTGCGGGCGCGCGCGGCCAGCGAGAAGCGGGCCCCGGCGGGGAGGGTGAGCGTGACGGCCCCCCCCTGGTTCTTGATGTCCAGCGCCCCGAGCGGGGCCCTGGCGGTGAGACGGACGGCGCCGTGGCTGTTGACGAGGGAGGCCGCCCCCGCGAGGTCGCGGACGACGAGGTCCCCGAGGCTCGTCTCGACGTCGGCGTTCCCCCGGATCCCGTCAAGGCGCAGGCTGCTCGAGCGCCCCCTCATCCGGAAATTCCCTTCGATCCCCCCGGCGCGGATCCGGTCGGAGCGCGAGGCGAGCTCGACCCCCCCGCGGATCTCCTCGAGGGTGAGGGTGCCGTAGCGGCTCTCGACGGAGAGCCCGGCGTCGATCCCGGAGAGGTCGGCCTTGGCGTGACTGGCCGCGAGGCGCAGCCCCCCCCGCAGCCCGCGCGCCGTCACCGGGGCGCCGCGCGTTTCGATGACGGCGGGGCCGGAGACGTTCTCCACCCGGATGCTCCCGTCGACGCCGGAGAGGGTGAGCGCCCCCTCGATGTTGAGAATCTCCACCGGGGAGTACTCGTCCTTCACGGTCAGGTTCCCCCGGATGTTTTCGGCGTAGACCTTCCCCCGGCTGTCGAGCCGCACGTCCCCCTCGAGGTTGGTGAGGCGGGTCTCGGCGTAGCGGGCGGAGAGGGTGAAGGGCCCCGTCGAGTCGGCCACCTCGATCCGGCGGTGGGTCGTGGCGAGGTCGAGCCCCCCGTGGAGGTCCGAGACGCGGATCTCCCCGAAGGCGTTGCGGACCTCGACCCGCGTCTTCCCGGGGACCCGCACCTCCAGGTTGGTGTTGAAGCGCAGCTTCCGGTCGGCGAGGAGGTCTCGGTTGGTCCGGATCACGAAGGCGTCCCCGCCGGCGTCCTCCGGGGTCTCGAGCCGGATCTCCCCGGCGATCTTCGCGGCCTCCCCCTCCGGCGCGAAGATCACCTTGCCGAGCCGGACGGAGATTTCGCCTTCGGGACCGGGGAGGACCGAGACCGACCCGTAGGAATTCTCGATCCGGACGGGGCGGAGGCGCTCCTGCGGGTAGGACCGCTCCTCGCTGTAGGCGTGGGAGGTGCCGAGCCACTCCCCCGGCCGCACCCGCGCCTCCCCGATCTCGATCCGGGCGTCCCGCACGATCTCCCGGATCGGGCTCTTCTCGAGCCGGGAGACGGCCGAGCCGGCGAGCACCAGGGCCAGGATGCCCACGAGCTCCCCGGCGCGGACGGCCACCCCCTCCCGGTGCAGGGCGTAATCCACGAGCTTCCCGATCCCCAGCAGGATCAGGAGCAGGGGCCACCAGCGGGAGGCCAGCCGCCAGACGTCGGGCCCCGCCCCTAGATTGTGGGCGAAAAAGAGGAGGCCGAGGCCGGTCCAGAGGAGGGCGCCGAGGAGGGAAGGGGGGCGCGGGGATTTCGCCCGCACGGCCGGCGCGCCGGCGGCCTCCGTCCCGGGAGCCACCGGCTCCGGCCGCCAGGCGAAGTGGGCCCAGAGGCGCCAGAGCCCGAAGCCGACGAGCAGCAGCGGCCAGTAGCGGGCCAGGAGGCGCCAGACCGAAAAGGGCGCGTAGAGATTGTGGACCAGGAAGAGGGCGCCGAAGAGGATCAGGGCCACCCCGGCGGCGAGCCCCCCCCGCATCATGCGGCTGGACATGTCACTCCTCCTTCCCGTCGCCCGCCCATGGCAGGGACCGGCGCCCGGAACCCTTCCTCTCCCCGAGCGCACGATAGACGAGGTACCCGCCCAGCCCTATGAAGACCAGCGGCCAGAGGCGGTTCAGAAAGTGGAAGGGGATGAGGTTCTGGAGCAGGAACAGCAGCCCCAGCACCACGAGCACCACCCCCCAGGCAAGGACGGCCCGCTCCTCCCCGTCCGCCCGCGGGGGCTCCGCCCCCCGGAGGGCGCGCGTCTCGGCCGTGCGGTAGGAGTCGAAGATGGTGAAGACCAGAAACACCACCGCCCCGAAGCCGAACACCCCGTGCACCCTCCCCCCCAGCATGACCAGGGCGGCGAACACGGCGAACCAGGTGGCGGCCTTCAGGTATTCGCTGTTGTAGATCGCCCCCATCCCCGGGATGAGGGAGAACCAGGCCGCGCGCCGGGGCGCGTCCCCGCCCGGCCGGCCGCGGGCGGCCATCCAGTCGGCCGCCCCCGCGAGGCACTCCTGGCAGTACGGCTTGAGTTTGACCCGCTGGACGCACTCGGCGCACAGCGGCTTGCCGCAGGCGCTGCAGCATTCGGTATGTTCCCTGTCTGCGTGATAGGAGCATTTCATAAGCCATTCCTCCCGTTCCAAAACCCCGACTGATCTATGCGAGCGGCCTCACCCGCCGCCCCTCCCCGTTCTCCCCGGCCGGTTCCCCCGCCGGCTCCCGCCGGGCCGGTTCCCCGCTTCTCTGCTCCCCGCTGCTCTGCGCGGGCGCGTCCAGCCGTTCCTTCAAAAAGCGGATCCGGTTGAAGGCGTTGTCGCGGAAGAAGCGGAACTCCGCCAGCCAGGCCCCGGCCCGGTCGTTGACCCGGAGGCTCCGGCTGTACACGCTCTGCACCCCGCGGTCGAAGACCCCCAGCACCCCCAGCGCCGACACCGACGACCAGGAGCCGGCCAGGCGCGGCATCCATAATTGCAGGGCCAGGGCCAGACAGAGCAGGGCCAGGCCCGAACCCACGGCCAACCGGGGCGTCAGCAGCGGGCGCCACAGCGTCCGGACCCACTCGGAGAAGGAGCGCGAGCGCGGGCGGCCCGAGGTGGCGAGGAGGATGCGGTCGAGCAGGGCGGGGTCCGGTTCCAGGACCGGGAACCGGCCGCAGGCGTCGATGACGGCGCGCATCCGCCCCGGCAGCGCAGCGCAGGCGCCGCACCCGGCGAGGTGCTCCTCGAGGAGCCGCGCCTCCCCGGGCGGGAGGGCGGACTCCAGGTATGCGCTCATCATCTCTTCCGCGTGGATGCAGTCCATGACTCGCCTCCGGTCCGCGCGGCGGACCCTATCCCTCCCGAACCCGGCCCCCGCCCGCGGCGCGCCGCTTCCCGAGCAGGCGCGCCAGTTCGATCCGGCCGCGGTTGATGCGGCTCTTGACCGTCCCCTCGGGGACGCTGAGGAGTCCGGCGATCTCCCGGTATTCCATCCCCTCGAGGTCCCGCAGGATGACGGCCTCCCTCAGTTCGGGGGAGAGCGCCTCGAGCCCGGACCGGACGAAACGCGCGGTCTCGGCCTGTTCGGCCGCCTGCTGGGGGGACGGGGTCCGGGTGTCGCCCAGGTTCATGGTTTCCAGCTCCTCGCTCCCCCCCGCCCCCGCGAAGCGGCGGTTGCGCCGGTAGTGATCGATGATGAGGTTCCGGCCGACCCGCAGGACCCAGTTCTGGAAGCTCCCCGCGTCGGGCCGGTAGCTCCCCAGGTTCTGGTAGACCCGCACCATGATCTCCTGCGTCAGGTCCTCCGCCTCCTCGCGGCGGCCGAGGTAACGGTAGCCCAGGTTGTACAGCCGCCGGCCGTAGGCCCTGACCACCGCCTCCCAGGCGGCGTCATCCCCCTCGAGACAACGCTCCACAAGTCTGTGATCGCCTGAGAGCAACGGGAACTCCTTGTCGGCCATCCTCGTTCAAACCATGCAAACGAAACGGCGCGCGTCCGGGTTCAATAAAAAAGGGGCGCGCCGGACGCCCGGGCGGGGGCGCGGCCCGGAGCGGCGCTCCCGCTTTATGCTTGACGTTTGTCCGAAATTTCTATTAATTCTCTTGAGATCAACGCTTAGGGGAGATTGTGCCATCCGGGCGCCGCGAATGCGAGATCATTTTACCGTCGTCAACGGACAGACCGTGAGGCCCGCACCATGAAATGCCCTTACTGCGGCTTCCTGAAAGACCGGGTCGTCGACTCGCGCGAGAG
Proteins encoded in this region:
- the aspS gene encoding aspartate--tRNA ligase is translated as MLKTRNCGELRMTDAGATVTLAGWLARRRDHGGLIFIDLRDRSGVVQVTADPTFANAYAAAERARSEYVLQVTGKVRPRPEGMVNPNLESGEVEVLAESIVLLNTSRTPPIPLDDDGYKTDEITRLKYRYLDLRRERLQRNLILRHRTIKFMRDYLDRRGFLEIETPMLIKSTPEGARDYVVPSRVQHGKFYALPQSPQQLKQLLMVAGFEKYFQIARCMRDEDLRGDRQPEFTQLDLEMSFAGRDDILEVVEGLVTELVPAVVPHKRLFTPFPVMSYAEAMARYGTDKPDLRFGMEIVDVSAAVQGSDLRFLADALASGGSVQCIVAPGCASWSRRELDNLVELARAAGAKNLGTLGWTAGGLKGSLARQLRPEEAAEIARLCGAGEGDLACVVADRAAAGCKALGALRLELRDRLRLAPPDLLAFGWVVDFPMFEWDEGEGRWNFMHHPFTSPKEEHLDMLESDPGKVMSEAYDLVCNGYELSSGSIRIHRREVQARIFKCLGYGEEEVRERFGHMLDAFEYGAPPHGGMAPGVDRLVMLLADEPNIREVIAFPKTASAADVMFDAPSELEPRHLRELHIRTGE
- a CDS encoding DUF4097 domain-containing protein, translated to MRYGLLLMLVGFLPSLYAREAPSPAPYVERQEKEFKFYPGGKVGIDLDVPGTLRVVGWKRGTVRMEAEKIVFYSSADQAREFLSHPPIRIRHNDTSVTIGVTGAPEPPAILEVNLTLYVPADRTDLLIRMQQGDLALEGVNGWIEATLGEGSVEVRSVSGYFSASTLKGDIDVEMSDRRWRGQEFAAMTREGSIELRLPEEYSAALQLETRDGAIEVDYPPQEVDGELLPPEIVIKDSTRLLRASVGDGGAPVKLTTQSGDVRLERALP
- a CDS encoding cell wall-active antibiotics response protein, which produces MKRASWIAGAWVLLLAGCGPGGTPVPADIANLSQERPIGDETGLEADIRFDLGTVEITREAEALYSLDLEYDRSRYEPRVEYAPGAKGRLSCRLENRREGGLRREHPNRLRLGFADSVPLDLRLASGVGETRLSLSGIRLESLDMESGVGAVKISAYEPNPIRCDEVRFRSGVGSLEAVGLANLNFGVLRFEGGVGGATLDFSGEWRQDADIHIEVGVGGVDLRFPRETGVRVDAAKNFLSGVQLEGFTLRDGAWYSDNYDRAAVKVDVKAATGVGGLKVGWI
- a CDS encoding zf-HC2 domain-containing protein, with translation MDCIHAEEMMSAYLESALPPGEARLLEEHLAGCGACAALPGRMRAVIDACGRFPVLEPDPALLDRILLATSGRPRSRSFSEWVRTLWRPLLTPRLAVGSGLALLCLALALQLWMPRLAGSWSSVSALGVLGVFDRGVQSVYSRSLRVNDRAGAWLAEFRFFRDNAFNRIRFLKERLDAPAQSSGEQRSGEPARREPAGEPAGENGEGRRVRPLA
- a CDS encoding sigma-70 family RNA polymerase sigma factor — its product is MADKEFPLLSGDHRLVERCLEGDDAAWEAVVRAYGRRLYNLGYRYLGRREEAEDLTQEIMVRVYQNLGSYRPDAGSFQNWVLRVGRNLIIDHYRRNRRFAGAGGSEELETMNLGDTRTPSPQQAAEQAETARFVRSGLEALSPELREAVILRDLEGMEYREIAGLLSVPEGTVKSRINRGRIELARLLGKRRAAGGGRVREG